Proteins co-encoded in one Pelodiscus sinensis isolate JC-2024 chromosome 7, ASM4963464v1, whole genome shotgun sequence genomic window:
- the CXCR4 gene encoding C-X-C chemokine receptor type 4: MESLELRSGGMADSLEQYSGFTIDFPDNGTDELGSGHDYGDFEEPCFGLENANFNRIFLPVIYSIIFLTGIVGNGLVIVVMGYQKKLRSMTDKYRLHLSVADLLFVITLPFWSVDAAISWYFGNVLCKAVHVIYTVNLYSSVLILAFISLDRYLAIVHATNSQRPRKLLAEKIVYIGVWLPAVLLTVPDIIFASTSEVEGRYVCDRIYPHDNWLISFRFQHILVGLVLPGLIILTCYCIIISKLSHSKGHQKRKALKTTVILILAFFACWLPYYIGISIDTLILLRVIRHGCNFETTVHKLISITEALAFFHCCLNPILYAFLGAKFKTSAQNALTSVSRGSSLKILSKGKRGGHSSVSTESESSSFHSS; the protein is encoded by the exons ATGGAAAGCTTGGAGCTCAGGAGCGGGGGGATGGCGGACAGCCTGGAA CAATATTCTGGGTTCACCATTGACTTTCCTGATAATGGCACTGATGAGCTTGGTTCGGGCCATGACTATGGGGACTTCGAAGAGCCATGCTTTGGGCTTGAAAATGCTAATTTCAACCGTATCTTTTTGCCAGTCATCTACTCGATCATCTTCCTGACAGGAATTGTTGGCAATGGATTGGTTATTGTTGTCATGGGATACCAGAAGAAATTAAGAAGCATGACCGATAAATACAGGTTGCATCTTTCAGTGGCTGACCTCCTGTTTGTCATCACTTTGCCATTCTGGTCTGTGGATGCAGCTATAAGCTGGTACTTTGGGAACGTTCTGTGCAAGGCAGTCCATGTCATTTACACTGTCAACCTATACAGCAGTGTCCTGATTTTGGCCTTCATAAGTTTAGATCGTTACCTGGCAATAGTCCATGCTACTAATAGCCAGAGACCAAGGAAGCTGTTAGCTGAAAAGATAGTGTACATAGGTGTATGGCTACCAGCTGTGCTTTTGACAGTGCCTGATATAATCTTTGCAAGTACTAGTGAAGTAGAAGGAAGGTATGTATGTGATCGCATCTACCCTCATGACAACTGGCTGATTTCATTTAGATTTCAGCATATTTTGGTAGGACTTGTGTTGCCTGGTCTAATAATCCTGACTTGCTACTGTATTATAATTTCGAAGCTGTCACACTCTAAGGGTCACCAGAAGCGCAAAGCATTGAAGACTACAGTCATTCTCATCCTTGCTTTTTTTGCCTGCTGGTTGCCTTACTACATTGGCATCAGCATAGACACCTTAATCCTGCTAAGAGTTATCAGGCATGGTTGCAATTTTGAGACAACAGTGCACAAGTTGATCTCTATTACAGAAGCCCTAGCATTTTTCCACTGCTGCCTGAATCCAATTCTTTATGCCTTCTTGGGTGCCAAATTCAAAACATCAGCACAAAATGCCTTGACATCAGTTAGCAGAGGATCAAGCCTTAAGATCCTTTCCAAAGGCAAACGTGGAGGACATTCTTCTGTTTCTACAGAGTCAGAATCTTCAAGTTTTCATTCCAGCTAA